One Halichoerus grypus chromosome 1, mHalGry1.hap1.1, whole genome shotgun sequence genomic region harbors:
- the DCAF15 gene encoding DDB1- and CUL4-associated factor 15, protein MAPSSKSERNSGAGSGGGGPGGAGGKRAAGRRREHVLKQLERVKISGQLSPRLFRKLPPRVCVSLKNIVDEDFLYAGHIFLGFSKCGRYVLSYTSSSGDDDFSFYIYHLYWWEFNVHSKLKLVRQVRLFQDEEIYSDLYLTVCEWPSDASKVIVFGFNTRSANGMLMNMMMMSDENHRDIYISTVAVPPPGRCAACREASRAHPGDPSAQCLRHGFMLHTKYQVVYPFPTFQPAFQLKKDQVVLLNTSYSLVACAVSVHSAGESSFCQILYDHTTCPPAPPSPPGPQSPEVPPALPSPCPEVAPARPPGAPEPSPAVAKAKEFVADIFRRAREARGGALEEARPPPCPGPSGSRCRLPSEPLAPGGEVAPRDSPPAAEAPAPEPGYVNYTKLYYVLGSSEGTEPEDEFEDDKISLPFVVTDLRGRNLRPMREQAAVQGQYLTVEQLTLDFEYVINEVIRHDATWAHQFCSFSDYDIVILEVCPETNQVLINIGLLLLAFPSPTEEGQLRPKTYHTSLKVAWDLNTGIFVTVSVGDLTEVKGQTSGSVWSSYRKSCVDMVMKWLVPESSGRYVNRMTNEALHKGCSLKVLADSERYTWIVL, encoded by the exons ATCAGTGGGCAGCTCTCGCCTCGCCTCTTCCGGAAGCTGCCGCCCAGGGTCTGCGTCTCGCTCAAGAACATTGTGGACGAGGACTTTCTCTACGCAGG acacATCTTCCTGGGCTTTTCCAAGTGCGGCCGTTACGTCCTTTCGTACACCAGCAGCAGCGGGGATGATGACTTCTCCTTCTACATCTACCATCTGTACTGGTGGGAGTTCAACGTCCACAGCAAACTCAAGCTG GTCCGGCAGGTGCGGCTCTTCCAGGACGAGGAGATCTACAGTGACCTGTACTTGACCGTGTGCGAGTGGCCCAGCGATGCCTCCAAGGTCATCGTCTTTGGCTTCAA CACCCGCTCGGCCAACGGGATGCTCATGAACATGATGATGATGAGTGACGAGAACCACCGAGACATCTACATCAGCACTGTGGCCGTGCCACCGCCGGGCCGCTGCGCCGCGTGCCGGGAAGCCAGCCGGGCCCACCCAG GTGACCCGAGCGCTCAGTGCCTGCGGCACGGCTTCATGCTGCACACCAAGTACCAGGTGGTCtaccccttccccaccttccaGCCCGCCTTCCAGCTCAAGAAGGACCAGGTGGTGCTGCTCAACACCAGCTACTCTCTGGTGGCCTGCGCCGTCTCAGTCCACTCGGCAG GCGAGAGCAGCTTCTGCCAAATCCTGTATGACCACACcacctgcccccccgcccctcccagcccccctggGCCCCAGAGCCCTGAGGTGCCCCCCGCCCTCCCTAGCCCCTGCCCTGAAGtggcccccgcccggccccccgGGGCCCCCGAGCCCTCGCCCGCCGTCGCCAAAGCCAAGGAGTTTGTGGCCGACATCTTCCGTAGGGCTAGAGAGGCAAGGGGGGGCGCTTTGGAGGAAGCCCGGCCGCCCCCCTGCCCGGGGCCGTCGGGCAGCCGCTGCCGTCTGCCCTCGGAGCCCCTGGCCCCAGGCGGGGAGGTGGCACCCCGAGACAGCCCTCCTGCAGCCGAGGCGCCCGCCCCGGAGCCCGGCTACGTCAACTACACCAAGCTGTACTACGTGCTGGGCTCCAGCGAAGGGACGGAGCCAGAGGACG AGTTCGAGGATGACAAGATCTCCTTGCCCTTTGTGGTGACTGATCTCCGTGGCCGTAACCTGCGGCCCATGCGGGAGCAGGCCGCCGTCCAG GGTCAGTACCTCACGGTGGAGCAGCTCACACTGGACTTTGAATACGTCATCAACGAGGTCATCCGCCATGATGCCACCTGGGCCCACCAGTTTTGTTCCTTCAGTGACTATGACATTGTCATCCTGGAG GTCTGCCCGGAAACCAATCAAGTCCTCATCAACATCGGCCTGCTGCTCCTGGCATTCCCGTCCCCCACCGAGGAGGGCCAGCTCCG aCCAAAGACCTATCACACCAGCCTCAAGGTGGCATGGGACCTCAACACGGGCATCTTCGTGACAGTCAGTGTCGGCGACCTCACCGAGGTCAAGGGGCAGACCAG CGGCAGCGTCTGGAGCTCATACCGCAAGAGCTGCGTGGACATGGTCATGAAGTGGCTGGTGCCCGAGAGCAGCGGCCGCTACGTCAATAGGATGACCAACGAGGCGCTGCACAAAG GGTGCTCACTGAAGGTTCTGGCAGACAGTGAGCGATACACATGGATTGTGCTGTGA